In Macadamia integrifolia cultivar HAES 741 chromosome 1, SCU_Mint_v3, whole genome shotgun sequence, a single window of DNA contains:
- the LOC122088197 gene encoding uncharacterized protein LOC122088197 isoform X3: MFQNQNPLMEKQNYSPQKHPSALQYMKVCNDNMNKNRESFGNQRKLKDEEATVLLVKLYLAKKLGLRTEAGIEILCMGHPLLNGSMKLTYVRDFIWRPRILARSLSAIASGNDGNDPAQYYLMRLSYSLT; the protein is encoded by the exons ATGTTTCAGAATCAGAACCCACTAATGGAGAAGCAGAATTACTCCCCCCAAAAGCATCCCAGTGCTCTACAGTACATGAag GTGTGCAACGACAATATGAACAAGAACAGGGAAAGCTTTGGAAACCAGCGAAAGCTAAa agatgaggaggCGACGGTTTTGTTGGTGAAGCTTTACCTGGCTAAAAAGCTTGGGCTCAGAACTGAagctggg ATAGAAATTTTATGCATGGGACATCCATTGTTGAATGGCTCAATGAAACTTACATATGTGCGCGATTTCATATGGCGTCCTAGAATACTGGCTCGGTCTTTAAGTGCAATTGCATCGGGGAATGATGGAAATGATCCCGCTCAATATTATTTAATGCGCCTGAGTTACAGTTTGACCTAG
- the LOC122088197 gene encoding uncharacterized protein LOC122088197 isoform X2 produces the protein MFQNQNPLMEKQNYSPQKHPSALQYMKVCNDNMNKNRESFGNQRKLKEGEMLPQISRAYIRVKDEEATVLLVKLYLAKKLGLRTEAGIEILCMGHPLLNGSMKLTYVRDFIWRPRILARSLSAIASGNDGNDPAQYYLMRLSYSLT, from the exons ATGTTTCAGAATCAGAACCCACTAATGGAGAAGCAGAATTACTCCCCCCAAAAGCATCCCAGTGCTCTACAGTACATGAag GTGTGCAACGACAATATGAACAAGAACAGGGAAAGCTTTGGAAACCAGCGAAAGCTAAa GGAAGGAGAGATGCTGCCTCAAATATCGAGGGCGTATATTAGAGTGAA agatgaggaggCGACGGTTTTGTTGGTGAAGCTTTACCTGGCTAAAAAGCTTGGGCTCAGAACTGAagctggg ATAGAAATTTTATGCATGGGACATCCATTGTTGAATGGCTCAATGAAACTTACATATGTGCGCGATTTCATATGGCGTCCTAGAATACTGGCTCGGTCTTTAAGTGCAATTGCATCGGGGAATGATGGAAATGATCCCGCTCAATATTATTTAATGCGCCTGAGTTACAGTTTGACCTAG
- the LOC122088197 gene encoding probable E3 ubiquitin protein ligase DRIPH isoform X1, which produces MGFTSSNNKDDDTKEEGESQELELELQLGPRSGKKPRSTSVASSSSSSSSSSSLLQLQLGLGLGLGLGFDNGDIGEGSVVASGNYHDHHVPSGLPVQSEDLHLQPTRVETNGVWFALFSAPNREGEMLPQISRAYIRVKDEEATVLLVKLYLAKKLGLRTEAGIEILCMGHPLLNGSMKLTYVRDFIWRPRILARSLSAIASGNDGNDPAQYYLMRLSYSLT; this is translated from the exons ATGGGTTTCACTTCTTCCAACAACAAAGATGACGATAccaaagaagagggagagagtcaGGAGCTTGAACTTGAGCTTCAACTAGGTCCCAGATCAGGAAAGAAGCCTAGATCTACTTCTGTTGCCTCATCTTCATCTTCGTCGTCTTCTTCGTCTTCACTTTTGCAGTTGCAGTTAGGATTAGGATTaggattagggttagggtttgatAATGGCGATATCGGAGAGGGTTCTGTGGTGGCTTCTGGTAATTATCATGATCATCATGTACCTTCTGGTCTTCCTGTGCAAAGTGAGGACTTGCACCTGCAGCCCACCAGAGTGGAGACGAATGGTGTGTGGTTTGCTCTTTTTTCTGCGCCTAATCG GGAAGGAGAGATGCTGCCTCAAATATCGAGGGCGTATATTAGAGTGAA agatgaggaggCGACGGTTTTGTTGGTGAAGCTTTACCTGGCTAAAAAGCTTGGGCTCAGAACTGAagctggg ATAGAAATTTTATGCATGGGACATCCATTGTTGAATGGCTCAATGAAACTTACATATGTGCGCGATTTCATATGGCGTCCTAGAATACTGGCTCGGTCTTTAAGTGCAATTGCATCGGGGAATGATGGAAATGATCCCGCTCAATATTATTTAATGCGCCTGAGTTACAGTTTGACCTAG
- the LOC122089416 gene encoding myb-related protein 308-like, giving the protein MGRAPCCSKVGLHRGPWTAREDTLLTKYIQAHGEGHWRSLPKKAGLLRCGKSCRLRWMNYLRPDIKRGNISPDEEDLIIRLHSLLGNRWSLIAGRLPGRTDNEIKNYWNTHLRKKIKNQGTDPSAQQKTKREPRKRKTSNNNGSNKKQKQSKNRGRANNGGGDQIHQTQTKIHLPKPIRVTSLSMTRNNSFESGSSSSYNGVIESDNGVIGTEVVEFPFPWSSSDLNEDIVIGCGLGCESDPVPTRENMFEKLYEEYLQLLKKKEEEEEKDLLQLDSFAESLWV; this is encoded by the exons ATGGGTAGAGCACCTTGTTGCTCTAAAGTTGGTTTACACAGAGGTCCATGGACTGCAAGGGAGGATACATTGCTCACTAAGTATATCCAAGCTCATGGCGAAGGCCACTGGAGATCTCTCCCTAAAAAAGCAG GGCTTCTCAGATGTGGAAAGAGTTGCAGACTAAGATGGATGAATTACTTGAGACCTGATATCAAGAGAGGGAACATCAGCCCAGACGAGGAGGATCTCATCATCAGACTCCATTCACTTCTGGGCAACCGATGGTCTTTAATTGCAGGAAGATTGCCTGGTCGAACTGATAACGAGATCAAGAACTACTGGAATACCCATCTCAGAAAAAAGATCAAGAACCAGGGGACTGATCCTAGTGCCCAGCAGAAAACAAAACGTGAACCCAGAAAGAGAAAGACCAGCAACAACAATGGCAGCAACAAGAAGCAAAAACAGAGCAAAAACAGGGGTAGAGCAAATAATGGAGGAGGTGATCAGATTCATCAGACACAGACGAAAATCCATCTCCCAAAGCCCATCAGGGTCACATCTCTGTCGATGACAAGGAACAACAGTTTCGAGAGTGGATCTTCCAGTAGTTATAATGGAGTAATTGAAAGTGATAATGGAGTTATTGGCACAGAAGTAGTAGAATTCCCATTCCCATGGTCTTCATCTGATCTCAACGAAGACATTGTGATTGGTTGTGGTCTAGGATGCGAATCTGATCCAGTTCCCACAAGGGAGAACATGTTTGAGAAGCTGTACGAGGAGTATCTACAACTCctcaagaaaaaggaagaagaagaagagaaggatctGTTACAGTTAGATTCCTTTGCAGAATCCTTATGGGTCTGA